GTCAGGGCCAACCATGCATTTGTCAGGGCCAACCATGCATTTGCCAGGGCCAACCATGCATTTGTCAGGGCCAACCATGCATTTGTCAGGGCCAACCATGCACTTGTCAGGGCTAACCATGCATTTTTCAGGGCCAACCATGCATTTGTCAGGGCCAACCATGCATTTGTCAGGGCCAAACATGCATTTGTCAGGGTCAACCATGCATTTGTCAGGGCCAACCATGCATTTGTCAGGGCCATCCATGCATTTGTCACGGCCAACCATGCATTTGTCACTGCCAACCATGCATTTGTCACGGCCAACCATGCTCTTGTCAGGGCCAACCATGCACTTGTCAGGGCCAACCATGCACTTGTCAGGGCCAACCATGCACTTGTCAGGGCCAATCATGCACTTGTCAGGGCCAACCATGCATTTGTCAGGGCCAACCATACATTTGTCAGGGCCAACCATGCATTTGTCAGGGCCAACCATGCATTTGTCAGGGCCAACCATGCATTTGTCAGGGCCAATCATGCATTTGTCAGGGCCAACCATGCATTTGTCAGGGCCAACCATGCATTTGTCAGGGCCAATCATGCATTTGTCACGGCCAACCATGCATTTGTCTCTTTAGCCCCTGCTTTCATTGGCAATTCTTCTTTTAGCCAGTACTGAATAATGAGCTCTATCTGGACCTGTTTTTGCTCAGGCTTAGGCTGACAGAAGGCATTTGGGTCTGATTACAGATGTCAGGTCTTCATTTGGGTCTGATTACAGATGTCAGGTCTTCATTTGGCTCTGATTACTGTGGTCAGGTCTTCATTTGGCTCTGATTACTGTGGTCGGGTTTTCATTTGGGTGTGATTACAATCGTCTGGTCTTCTTTTGGGTCTGATTTCTGTGGTCAGGTCTTCATTTGGGTCTGATTACACTGGTCAGGTCTTCATTTGGGTCTGATTACTGTGGTCAGGTCTCCTTAGTCACACCAGGTGTCAATGTAATAGTGTAGTTATTACATccaggtaaaacatttttgatgaGTAATATGTTGGATGGAATTTACAGgaggaatatgaacaatataaatataaaggAAAATTCATTTTTAACTGTGACAGAACCAACATTAACAAAGGTTttgaatatatacatacaggtgctggtcatataattagaatatcatcgaaaagtttatttatttcagtaattccattcaaaaagttaatcttttgatccatgatcatactgactcaaccagcaacactgatccatgttcatactgactcaaccagcaaccctgatccatgatcatactgactcaACCAGTCACACTGATTcatgatcatactgactcaaccagtaacactgatccatgatcatactgattcaaccagcaacactgatccatgatcatactgactcaaccagtaacactgatccatgatcatgcCGATTTAACCaacaacactgatccatgatcataccgatttaaccagcaacactgatccatgatcatactgattcaactagcaacactgatccatgatcataatgacgcaaccagtaacactgatccatgatcatactgattcaaccagcaacactgattcatgatcatactgactcaaccagcaacactgattcatgatcatactgattcaactagcaacactgatccatgatcatactgactcaaccagtaacactgatccatgatcatactgactcaaccagtaacactgatccatgatcatactgactcaaccagtaacactgatccatgatcatactgactcaaccagtaacactgatccatgatcatactgactcaaccagtaacactgatccatgatcatactgattctaccagcaacactgatccatgatcatactgattctaccagcaacactgatccatgatcgtACTGAtacaaccagcaacactgatccaggatcatactgatcacacacaaacattccagatgctctgatgtcctttcaggtaaaTTCttatgtacattagaatattcctttgcatgtatcATCCATAAGCATATtccactcatatgtatctataatactcaatatTTATACCTTACTGTTCATACTACCCatcatcctactctttcaaaagtTGATGCTAGTTGAaatttgtatgtatattattgccatacttgccatatgtattattcaatactactaccaatattgctgctagttttcaGTACTCTAAACTTCTGCTATGTACAATGCTATGTGTGTTATTGCATTATacacttgatttttttttttgctgtgtgtacatttttcttcttaaattctcactacgtagttgtagtgtgctatgccaccattcataagcatattggATATgtatctacaggtgctggtcataaaattagaatatcatcaaaaagttgatttatttcagtaattccattcaaaaagtgaagcttgtataatgtatacattcattcaacacagactgatatatttcaagtgtttatatcttttaattttgatgattataactgacaactaatgaaaacctcaaattcagtatctcagaaaatttgaatattgtgaaaaggttcaatattgaagacacctggtgccccactctaatcagctaatgaaGCCAagacctgcaaaggcctttaaatggtctctcagtctcgttctgtaggcaacacaatcatggggaagactgctgacttgacagctgtccaaaagacgaccattgacaccttgcacaaggagggcaagacacaaaaggtcatagctaaagaggctggctcttcacagagctctgtgtccaagcgcattaatagagaggtgaagggaaggaaataatgtggtagaaaaaagtgtacaaggaatagggataaccacaccctggacaggattgtgaaacaaaacccattcaaaaatgtgggggagattcacaaagagtggactgcagctggagtcagtgcttcaagaaccaccacgcacagacgtatgcaaaaCATGGGTTTCAGTTTCGAATTCCTTATgtaaagccactcttgaacaagacacagcgtcagaagcgtctcgcctgggctaaagacaaaaaggactggactgctgctgagttatattctctgatgaaagtacattttgcatttcctttggaaatcaaggtcccagagtcaggaggaagagaggagaggcacagaatccacattgcttgaagtccagtgtaaagtttctaaAGTCagggatggtttggggtgccatgtcatctgctggtgttggtccactgtgttttctgaggtccaaggtcaacgcagccgtctaccaggaagttttagagcacttcatgcttcctgctgctgaccaactttatggagatgcagatttcattttccaacaggacttggcacctgcacacagtgccaaagataccagtacctggtttaaggaccatggtatccctgttcttaattggccagaaaactcgcctgaccttaaccctatagaaaatctatggggtattgtgaaaaggaagatgcgatacaccagacccaacaatgcagaagagctgaaggccactatcagagcaacctgggctctcataacacctgagcagtgccacagactgatcgactccatgccatgcaaaaggagccccaactaagtattgagtgctgtacaggctcatacttttcatgttcatacttttctgttggccaacatttctaaaaatcatttttttgtattggtcttaagtaatattatgagatactgaatttgggattttcattagttgtcagttataatcatcacaattaaaataaataaacatttgaaatatatcagtctgtgtttaatgaatgaatataatatacaagtttcactttttgaatggaattactgaaataaatcaacttttcgATAATAtcctaattttatgaccagcacctgtatactatTAATTCACTCTACCTTTAGATATGGCAGGTATGGCAGCAATATACATAATagtgtgacctagcagcaatttgTTCAAGAAACACTTTTTTGtataaactgctgctagtgtatgttgttgctttattttgtaatgaactctcttcttctctcactatgtagttgtcaggtgccatgtcataacAAGTTccttgtgcaggatgacgctgtgttattctgTGCATTTGACACATAAAGCTTGAAACATCACTTTAATAGTACAGTATTCTCCAAGAACACTTTCTAGATCTATATGGACACAGTTAATATTGCAAAAAACTACCTGAAATTATGAGCTACAGATGAATAGAACAATATGTTTATAACGTTAAGAGACCATTACTAGCTGGATTGTGGTAGTTAtaatctctttctgtttctctctgtctctctctctgtatctctctctctctctcaatcatcCCTTTGTGTCGGCTGAACCCCTAATAGGGACAGACAGGATGCAGGAAGGTTCTCGGAGTGTGCgcctgtttgagtgtgtgtgtgtgtgtgtgtgtgtgttggacacCGGAAAGGACACTGCTCCGGCACAAAGGTCAACATGGGAGAGGTTCACTCCCAGAATGCTCTGTGTTTctgagggtgggtgggtgggtgagaaactgagaaaagaaagaggatgatatggagagaaagagtgagagagggagtgaggagggTAGGGTGAGTGCAGGTGGAAAATACACTGAAtataattataaacacaacacttttgtttttgcccccatttatcatgagctgaactcaaagatctaagactttctctatgtacacaaaaggcctatttctcgcaaatattgttcacatatctgtctaaatctgtgttagtgagcacttctcctttgccgagataatccaaccacctcacaggtgtggcatatcaagatgctgattagacagcaggattattgcacaggtgtgccttaggctggccacaataaaaggccactctaaaatgtgcagtttcacagtattgggggggtccgggttgagtctgaaaaccagtcagcatctggtgtgaccaccatttgcctcacgcagtgcaacatatctgatcaggttgttgatagtggcctgtggaatgttggtccactcctcttcaatggctgagcgaagttgctggatattagATGGACCTGGAACACACGGTCATATacaccgatccagagcatcccagacatgctcaatgggtgacacgtccggtgagtatgctggccatgcaagaactgggatgttttcagcttccaggaattgtgtacagatccttgcaacatggggccgtgcattatgaTGCTTCaccatgaggtgatggtcgtggatgaatggcacaacaatgggcctcaggatctcatcacggtatctctgtaCGTTCAAAAtggcatcaataaaatgcaccagtgttcgttgtccataacacatgcctgcccataccataaccccaccgccaccatgggccactcgatccacaacgttgacatcagcaaacctcTAACCCACACGACGAcatacacactgtctgccatctgccctgtacagtgataaccgggattcatccatgaagagaacacctctccaaagtgccagacgccatcgaatgtgagtatttgcccactcaagtcggttacgacgacgaactgcagtcaggttgagaccccgatgaggatgacgagcatgcagatgagcttccctgagagggtttctgacagtttgtgcagaaattatttggttatgcaaactgattgttgcagcagctgtctgggtggctggtctcagacgatcatGGAGGTGAAGaggctggatgtggaggtcctgggctggtgtggttacacgtggtctgtggttgtgagaccggttggatgtactgccaaattctctgaaatgacTTTGGAGACTTATGGTAGAGAACAGCTCTGGCAACAGCTCTAGTGGACATTcatgcagtcagcatgccaattacacgctccctcaaaacttgcaacatctgtggcattgtgctgtgtgatggaactgcatattttagagtgtacttttattgtggccagcctaaggcacacctgtgcaataatcatgctgtctaatcagcatcttgatatgccacacctgtgaggtggatggattatctcggcaaaggagaagtgctcactaacacagatttagacagatttgtaaacaatatttgagagaaataggccttttgtgtacatagagaaagtcttagatctttgagttcagctcatgataaatgggggggcaaaaacaaaagtgttgcgtttataattttgttcagtgtaagaGTGAAGGTTGAAGAAATGGTCACATTCCATGAAGTCCACAGttcaaatgtcaaaatatgCTTAATCTTTTGTACAAAGGCAAGAACTTTGtggcaaatgtatatttcacaGTTTTACATGCTGATGGACTTTttgttgtgattgtgtgttaCAGCCACATTAGTCACAGACAGGCAGTTTCACTGTCAACACATTTCTAATGAGGTCTAAATGCTCTTCTCTGAAGACACTTAACGTTCTATTAGCATCTCAGCCTGAGTCTGTGAGTTTCTGTCTGAGcgatgtgtctttgtgttgtagttcagtgtgttaataatgtttgtctcggtgtgtgtgtgttgtagttcagtgtgttaataatgttggtctcggtgtgtgtgtgtgtgtgtgtgtgagtgatgtgtctttttgttgtaggtctgtgtgttaGTAAGGTTTTTCtcggtgtgcgtgtgtgttgtagttcagtgtgttaataatgtttgtcttgttgtgtgtgtgtgtgtgagtgatgtgtctctgtgttgtaggtctgtgtgttaatgtttttctcggtgtgtgtgtgtgtgtgttgtagttcagtgtgttaataatgtttgtctcagtgcgtgtgtgtgtgtgtgtgtgagagtctaTGTGTTAGTAATGTTtttctcggtgtgtgtgtgtgttgtagttcAGTGTGTTaataatctttgtctcattgtgtgtgtctgtgtgtgtgtgtctgtgtgtgtttgtagatcTGCTTTAGGACACTTGAGTGTTCACAGAATCTCCTTTTAATTCTGTCAGTTGGACTGGACCACCTCTATGAATGTCCCTGCCAGTACTCAGTGTCTGAGAGCTTTCCtgtcaggatgtgtgtgtgtttgtctgtgtgttggtgtgtgtgtgtgtgtgtgtgtctgtgtgtgtttgtgtgtgtttgtgtgtgtttgtctgtgtgtgagtgtttgtgtgagtgtttgtgtgtgtgtttgtctgtgtgtgagtgtgtgtctgtgtgtgtgtctttgtgtttgtctgtgtgtgtgtgtttgtgtgcgtgtgtctgtgtgtttgtctgtgtgtgtgtgtgtgtgtgtgtgtgtgtgtgtgtttgtgtgtgtctgtgtgtgtgtctgtgtgtgagtgcaccTCCAGACAGTCATTATTAGTGTCCAGATCATAATTACAGAGCAGCTGTTAGATCTGTCGATGACATCACCCAGTACAAAAAGGCCTTATTACAACTTCCAGCTTACCTCTTGGCTCTGCACGCTTTGTCttcctgtgcatgtgtgtctgtctgtctgtctctgtgtgtctgtctgtgagtctgtctgtgtgtgtgtgtgtgtgtgtgtgtgtgtgtgtgtgtgtgtgtctgtctgtgtgtgtttgtctctgtctgtgagtttgtgtgtgtttctctgtgtgtctgtctgtctgtgagtctgtctgtgtgtgtgtgtgtctgtctgtgtgtgtgtgtgtgtctgtctctgtctgtgtgtgtgtgtgtctgtccgtgtgtgtttgtctctgtctgtgagtttgtgtgtgtctgtctgtgtgtctgtctgtctgtgtctctgtgtgtgtgtttctatttgtgcttgtttgtgtctgtctctgtctgtctgtgtgtctgtgtgtctgtgtgtctctgtctatgtgcgtgtctatctgtctgtctgtctgtgtctgtttgttcatatgtgtgtgtctgtctatatgtctgtcatTAACCCCATAATCCCCAGCCCTCTCTGTGTAGTCATTATCCCCAGCCCTCTCTGTGTAGTCATTATCCCCAGCCCTCTCTGTGTAGTCATTATCCCCAGCCCTCTCTGTGAAGTCATTATCCCCATTATCCCCAGCCCTCTCTGTGAAGTCATTAACCCCACCCTCTCTGTGAAGTCATTAACCCCATTATCCCCAGCCCTCTCTGTGAAGTCATTAACCCCACCCTCTCTGTGAAGTCATTAACCCCATTATCCCCAGCCCTCTCTGTGAAGTCATTAACCCCACCCGCTCTGTGAAGTCATTAACCCCATTATCCCCAGCCCTCTCTGTGAAGTCATTAACCCCAGCCCTCTCTGTGAAGTCATTAACCCCATTATCCCCAGCCCTCTCTGTGAAGTCATTAACCCCATTATCCCCAGCCCTCTCTGTGAAGTCATTAACCCCATTATCCCCAGCCCTCTCTGTGAAGTCATTaaccccaccctctctctccctctcagcttTGAAGAGATCCTTCGATGTGGATGATGTGGACGGGCTTCCTCCCttttccccctcctcccctgtaccctcacccctctcccccacctccctcatCACCAAGACCAATGAGGGTCGCGGGCACGCCACCTCAAACCACAGTTCCTCCTCCTTCCGTTCTCGGATCAGTCTGGGTTCGAACCCCAGTCCGGTCCAGAGTCCAGTGCTCAAACCCCGCATTGTCTCCAGCACGTCCTTCAATCGTGGGACGATGAACAGACCCTTCTTCCAGAACAACGGAGGTGGCGGGGGGGGCATCGCCAGGGCTTTGTCCTTCCAGAACAAGTTCAACCCTAACGGCTTCTCATCATCTGGCCCAGGGAGTGACAACGAAAGTCTTCATAGTTCCTCCTCCAGTCTGGAGTATTTTATCCAGGGTGGAGGAGCACCTCCAGGCAAGCCCGTGTCTCTGTCCTACTTCAATAGCCCACAGACAGAGCATCATCCTGGGCAGCAAGGTGGAGATGGCCTGGGGATGAAGAAGTTCTCCTCCCATGGAAGTGTTTTCCACTCTGAGCTGGAAGCTTCAGATCCCAGGGGGACCAGCCACGGGTCCATGCCCAGCCTGGACCTCCGGAGTGCAGacgtggggggtggggtgatgGGCTCAAGGAGGGCAGGGGGTGGAGCTGTGAAATATGGCAATGCCAACGTGGGGTGGAACGGGGCGTCCCAGCGCCACAACAACAGCCCCAATCAAAACCACTGCAGCTACCAGGCCCTGCCTAAACCCAGAGAGGCCCAGCGCCTCAACAAGTTTCCCCTGGATTTGGAGAGCCTGGTGGGGGTGGCCCAGCCCAGCTCCACGTCCTCTGACACCCCCAGACCTCCCCTGAGAGCACACTGTCCCAGCAGCCACTCTGTCTCGGCctgctcctccccctccctcagcaGCCTGGACAGCTCTAGTGGTGACCTCACTCCTgtcccccactccctccctctctcttcccctgcCTCCCCACAAGGAGCAAAGCCCGTCCCGGAGGTGAGCCGGTCCCCAGTTCCACTGCCCCCGGCCCAGACCCCCCAGCTCAACCTGCTCTCCCCCAGACCTCCCCCAGCCACCGCCCCCCCACAGGAAGACACCAGGGAAAGCGTGGGTTCCATCCTGCAGAGGATTGCGTCCTTCTCCCGTCCCGATGCCGCAACTCCGCCCATGACCCCGCCCACCAGGGTTCCGAGTGTCGCTGGTGTTCAGAGCACGGTTGGCCTGAGCAACGGAGTGAAGAAGGACAGCCCAGCGAccaggatgatgatgatgaaggatCAGGAGTGTATACCTGTGGAAGACCAAGGTAGGACagtactgagtgtgtgtgtgtgattatacTGGAGTGTGTTCATGTACGCTcagcaagtgtgtgtgagtgtggagacgtgtgtgtgtgtgtgtgtgtgtgtgtgtgagagtgaataTGGttatatgtgtgagtgtggtgatgtgtgtgtgtgtgtgtgtgtgtgtgtgtgaatatggttatatgtgtgagtgtggtgatgtgtgtgtgtgtgtgtgtgtgtgagtgaggacATGAAGAGATTAGTATGACCAGTCTATTGAAGAAGTCTGTGAGGAGGATCAATGGCGGCAGGTGGATCAATACCATTAACTAATAAACACACAGTCAGCAGTGACAACAACAATCCACACTGCTGTCAACCCCAGGTCCCTAAACACACAGCTGTCATCCCTGGGTCCCTAAACACACAGCTGTCAACCCTGGGTCCCTAAACACACAGCTGTCATCCCTGGGTCCCTAAACACACAGCTGTCAACCCTGGGTCCCTAAACACACAGCTGTCATCCCTGGGTCCCTAAACACACAGCTGTCAACCCTGGGTCCCTAAACACACAGCTGTCATCCCATGGTCCCTAAACACACTGATGTCAACCCTGGGTCCCTAAACACACAGCTGTCAACCCTGGGTCCCTAAACACACAGCTGTCATCCCTGGGTCCCTAAACACACTGATGTCAACCCTGGGTCCCTAAACACACAGCTGTCATCCCTGGGTCCCTAAACACTCAGCTGTCAACCCTGGGTCCCTAAACACACAGCTGTCAACCCTGGGTCCCTAAACACACAGCTGTCAACCCTGGGTCCCCAAACACACTGATGTCAACCCTGGGTCCCCAAACACACTGATGTCAACCCCGGGTCCCCAAACACACTGATGTCAACCCCGGGTCCCTAAACACACAGCTGTCAACCCTGGGTCCCTAAACACACAGCTGTCAACCCTGGGTCCCTAAACACACAGCTGTCAACCCTGGGTCCCTAAACACACAGCTGTCAACCCTGGGTCCCCAAACACACTGATGTCAACCCTGGGTCCCCAAACACACTGATGTCAACCCCGGGTCCCCAAACACACTGATGTCAACCCCGGGTCCCTAAACACACAGCTGTCAACCCCGGGTCCCTAAACACACAGCTGTCAACCCTGGGTCCCTAAACACACAGCTGTCAACCCTGGGTCCCTAAACACACAGCTGTCAACCCTGGGTCCCCAAACACACTGATGTCAACCCTGGGTCCCCAAACACACTGATGTCAACCCCGGGTCCCCAAACACACTGATGTCAACCCCGGGTCCCTAAACACACAGCTGTCAACCCTGGGTCCCTAAACACACAGCTGTCAACCCTGGGTCCCTAAACACACAGCTGTCAACCCTGGGTCCCCAAACACACTGATGTCAACCTTGGGTCCCCAAACACACTGATG
This is a stretch of genomic DNA from Esox lucius isolate fEsoLuc1 chromosome 11, fEsoLuc1.pri, whole genome shotgun sequence. It encodes these proteins:
- the sept12 gene encoding septin-9 isoform X1, which encodes MSEISVNDHLEGILSDFEALKRSFDVDDVDGLPPFSPSSPVPSPLSPTSLITKTNEGRGHATSNHSSSSFRSRISLGSNPSPVQSPVLKPRIVSSTSFNRGTMNRPFFQNNGGGGGGIARALSFQNKFNPNGFSSSGPGSDNESLHSSSSSLEYFIQGGGAPPGKPVSLSYFNSPQTEHHPGQQGGDGLGMKKFSSHGSVFHSELEASDPRGTSHGSMPSLDLRSADVGGGVMGSRRAGGGAVKYGNANVGWNGASQRHNNSPNQNHCSYQALPKPREAQRLNKFPLDLESLVGVAQPSSTSSDTPRPPLRAHCPSSHSVSACSSPSLSSLDSSSGDLTPVPHSLPLSSPASPQGAKPVPEVSRSPVPLPPAQTPQLNLLSPRPPPATAPPQEDTRESVGSILQRIASFSRPDAATPPMTPPTRVPSVAGVQSTVGLSNGVKKDSPATRMMMMKDQECIPVEDQDTSKVLDQETPAPWEETGMEEEKVTEAESKSPEESAVEEEKKGVEERERGVEREMEVKMEVELDMQDTPPNHTEGHGLQGTIKGRDLFGYVGIEAVLDQMRRKTMKAGFEFNIMVVGQSGLGKSTLVNTLFKSKVSRKSCTPNYEEKISKTVKLQSVSHVIEEKGVKMKLTVIDTPGFGDQINNENCWEPIVNYVNEQYERYLKEELYVNRKRRIPDTRVHCCVYFLPATGHWLRPIDVEFMKRLGKIVSIVPVIAKADTLTMEERQEFKQRIRHDLKANGIRVYPQTEYDEDPEDRILNDKIRENIPFAVVGTDKEHQVNGNKVLGRKTKWGIIEVENMAHCEFANLRDLLIRSHLQDLKDVTHNIHYETFRVRRLNESNLTVHGLALSCFPMENGTNRTNGTNGTSDRSDSESHL